The Lonsdalea populi genome window below encodes:
- the ftsQ gene encoding cell division protein FtsQ, translating into MSQAALNTRGREPESNGAHRSNGGQLAGMIFLLMVVGTIAWGSWMVVGWMKDASRLPLSRLVVTGERTYTTNDDIRQAILSLGAPGTFMTQDVNIIQQQIERLPWIKQASVRKQWPDELKIHLVEYVPFARWNDQLMVDSDGNAFSVPAERIGNKKMPMLYGPEGSEADVLEGYRNINQILSAGKFQLKMVAMTARHSWQVGLEDDIGLQLGRDDQARRLARFIELYPLLQQQAKEGNKRINYVDLRYDSGAAIGWGPAFIDRQEDIDRHQNGNQQQNQAQAKQQ; encoded by the coding sequence ATGTCGCAAGCGGCGCTTAACACACGCGGACGCGAGCCCGAATCGAACGGCGCGCATCGCAGCAACGGCGGCCAACTGGCGGGCATGATTTTCCTGCTGATGGTGGTGGGCACCATTGCTTGGGGCAGTTGGATGGTGGTGGGGTGGATGAAAGACGCCAGCCGACTGCCGCTGTCTCGGCTGGTGGTGACGGGGGAAAGAACCTACACCACTAATGACGATATTCGCCAGGCGATACTGTCGCTCGGGGCTCCGGGGACGTTTATGACGCAGGACGTCAACATTATCCAGCAGCAGATTGAACGACTGCCGTGGATTAAACAGGCCAGCGTGCGCAAGCAGTGGCCGGACGAATTAAAGATTCATCTGGTTGAATACGTGCCCTTCGCACGTTGGAATGACCAGTTGATGGTAGACAGCGATGGAAACGCGTTCAGCGTACCGGCGGAACGTATCGGTAATAAGAAGATGCCGATGCTGTACGGGCCGGAAGGCAGCGAAGCCGACGTGCTGGAAGGGTATCGAAACATTAACCAGATACTGAGCGCCGGCAAGTTTCAGCTGAAAATGGTTGCGATGACCGCGCGCCATTCCTGGCAGGTCGGTCTGGAAGACGATATCGGCCTGCAGTTGGGACGCGACGATCAGGCTCGCCGTCTGGCGCGATTTATTGAGTTATATCCGCTTCTTCAACAGCAGGCGAAGGAAGGAAACAAGCGGATCAATTATGTGGATCTGCGTTACGACTCAGGCGCGGCGATAGGTTGGGGGCCGGCGTTTATCGATCGGCAAGAAGACATTGATCGTCACCAAAACGGTAATCAGCAACAGAATCAGGCACAGGCTAAACAGCAATGA
- the ftsA gene encoding cell division protein FtsA: MIKSTDRKLVVGLEIGTAKVAALVGEVLPDGMINIIGVGSCPSRGMDKGGVNDLESVVKCVQRAIDQAELMADCQISSVYLALSGKHISCQNEIGMVPISEEEVTLDDVESVVHTAKSVRVRDEHRILHVIPQEYAIDYQEGIKNPVGLSGVRMQAKVHLITCHNDMAKNIVKAVERCGLKVDQLIFAGLASSYAVLTEDERELGVCVVDIGGGTMDMAVYTGGALRHTKVIPYAGNVVTSDIAYAFGTPPTDAEAIKVRYGCALGSIVSKDEAVEVPSVGGRPPRSLQRQTLAEVIEPRYTELLNLVNDELLQLQEQLRQQGVKHHLAAGIVLTGGAAQIDGLAACAQRVFHTQVRIGQPLNITGLTDYAQEPYYSTAVGLLHYGKESHLNGEHEVEKRASVSHWFKRLNSWLRKEF; encoded by the coding sequence ATGATCAAGTCGACGGACAGAAAACTGGTAGTTGGGCTGGAAATCGGTACAGCAAAAGTGGCTGCGCTGGTAGGGGAAGTTCTGCCCGATGGCATGATCAATATTATCGGTGTGGGTAGCTGCCCGTCACGGGGTATGGATAAAGGCGGAGTGAACGACCTGGAGTCGGTGGTGAAATGCGTACAGCGCGCCATCGACCAGGCCGAACTGATGGCGGACTGCCAGATTTCATCGGTTTATCTGGCGCTGTCCGGCAAACATATCAGCTGCCAGAACGAGATCGGTATGGTGCCGATCTCCGAAGAAGAAGTGACGCTGGACGACGTGGAAAGCGTTGTTCACACGGCGAAATCCGTTCGCGTTCGCGATGAGCATCGCATCCTGCACGTCATTCCGCAGGAGTATGCGATTGACTATCAGGAAGGTATCAAGAATCCGGTAGGGCTGTCCGGCGTGCGCATGCAGGCGAAAGTACATTTGATCACCTGCCACAACGATATGGCGAAGAACATCGTCAAAGCGGTTGAACGCTGCGGTCTGAAGGTCGACCAACTGATTTTCGCCGGACTGGCATCCAGCTATGCAGTACTGACGGAAGACGAACGCGAACTGGGCGTCTGTGTCGTCGATATCGGCGGCGGCACCATGGATATGGCGGTCTACACCGGTGGCGCGCTGCGCCACACCAAGGTGATCCCATACGCCGGTAACGTGGTCACCAGCGATATCGCTTACGCTTTCGGCACGCCGCCTACGGACGCCGAGGCGATCAAAGTTCGTTACGGCTGCGCGCTGGGCTCTATCGTGAGCAAAGACGAAGCGGTTGAAGTTCCCAGCGTGGGCGGTCGTCCGCCGCGCAGTCTGCAGCGTCAGACGTTGGCTGAGGTCATTGAGCCGCGTTACACCGAGCTGCTGAATCTGGTGAACGACGAGCTATTGCAGTTACAGGAGCAGTTGCGTCAGCAGGGCGTCAAGCATCACCTGGCGGCCGGTATTGTGCTGACGGGAGGAGCCGCACAAATTGACGGCCTGGCCGCATGCGCCCAGCGAGTGTTCCATACTCAGGTTCGTATCGGGCAACCGCTGAACATCACAGGCCTGACGGATTATGCGCAGGAGCCTTACTACTCTACGGCAGTAGGGTTGCTGCACTACGGTAAAGAATCTCACCTGAACGGTGAGCATGAAGTTGAAAAACGCGCCTCAGTGAGCCATTGGTTTAAACGCCTGAACAGCTGGCTGAGAAAAGAATTTTAA
- the ftsZ gene encoding cell division protein FtsZ: MFEPMELTNDAVIKVIGVGGGGGNAVEHMVRERIEGVEFFAVNTDAQALRKTAVGQTIQIGSGITKGLGAGANPEVGRNSAEEDREALRASLEGADMVFIAAGMGGGTGTGAAPVVAEVAKDLGILTVAVVTKPFNFEGKKRMAFAEQGIAELSKHVDSLITIPNDKLLKVLGRGISLLDAFGAANDVLKGAVQGIAELITRPGLMNVDFADVRTVMSEMGYAMMGSGVARGEDRAEEAAEMAISSPLLEDIDLSGARGVLVNITAGFDLRLDEFETVGNTIRAFASDNATVVIGTSLDPEMNDELRVTVVATGIGMDKRPEITLVTNKQISQPVMDHRYQQHGMSPLPQEKPAAAKVVNDQNTQPNKEPDYLDIPAFLRKQAD, encoded by the coding sequence ATGTTTGAACCTATGGAATTAACCAACGACGCGGTGATTAAAGTCATCGGCGTCGGTGGCGGCGGCGGTAACGCGGTCGAGCATATGGTGCGTGAACGCATTGAAGGCGTGGAGTTCTTTGCGGTCAATACGGATGCACAAGCACTGCGCAAAACCGCGGTGGGGCAGACTATCCAGATCGGTAGCGGTATCACCAAAGGTCTCGGCGCTGGGGCTAACCCGGAAGTCGGCCGTAACTCTGCTGAAGAAGACCGCGAAGCGTTGCGCGCGTCTCTCGAAGGCGCCGATATGGTATTTATCGCAGCCGGTATGGGCGGTGGTACAGGTACGGGCGCTGCCCCGGTCGTGGCCGAAGTAGCTAAAGATCTCGGCATTCTTACCGTTGCCGTCGTGACCAAACCGTTTAACTTCGAAGGCAAAAAACGCATGGCGTTTGCGGAACAAGGCATCGCGGAGCTGTCTAAGCACGTGGATTCCCTGATTACCATCCCGAACGACAAACTGCTGAAAGTCCTGGGGCGCGGTATCTCTCTGCTGGACGCGTTCGGCGCAGCCAACGACGTGCTGAAAGGCGCGGTTCAGGGTATCGCTGAACTGATTACCCGTCCTGGGTTGATGAACGTCGACTTCGCGGACGTTCGCACCGTGATGTCCGAAATGGGCTATGCCATGATGGGCTCCGGCGTGGCGCGTGGCGAAGACCGTGCGGAAGAAGCGGCCGAAATGGCGATCTCCAGCCCGCTGCTGGAAGATATCGACCTGTCCGGTGCCCGTGGCGTTCTAGTCAACATCACGGCGGGCTTCGACCTGCGTCTGGATGAGTTCGAAACGGTCGGTAACACGATTCGTGCTTTCGCGTCCGACAACGCGACCGTGGTTATCGGTACGTCTCTGGACCCGGAAATGAACGATGAACTGCGCGTCACCGTGGTGGCGACAGGCATCGGCATGGACAAACGTCCGGAAATTACGCTGGTGACCAACAAGCAGATCAGCCAGCCGGTAATGGACCACCGTTACCAGCAGCATGGCATGTCGCCTCTGCCGCAGGAAAAACCGGCTGCCGCCAAGGTCGTCAACGACCAGAACACGCAGCCTAATAAAGAGCCGGATTACCTGGATATCCCGGCGTTCCTGCGCAAGCAGGCCGATTAA
- the lpxC gene encoding UDP-3-O-acyl-N-acetylglucosamine deacetylase encodes MIKQRTLKRIVQATGVGLHTGKKVTLTMRPAPANTGVIYRRTDLNPPVDFPADAKSVRDTMLCTCLVNEHDVRISTVEHLNAALAGLGIDNVMIEVDSPEIPIMDGSASPFVYLLLDAGIEELNCAKKFVRIRDSVRVEDGDKWAELKPYNGFNLDFTIDFNHPAIDSGAQRYKLEFSADAFVRQISRARTFGFMRDIEYLQSRGLCLGGSFDCAIVVDDYRVLNDDGLRFEDEFVRHKMLDAIGDLFMCGHNIIGAFTAFKSGHALNNKLLQAVLAKQEAWEYVTFEDEAEMPLAFKAPSTVLA; translated from the coding sequence ATGATCAAACAACGTACATTAAAACGTATCGTACAGGCGACAGGGGTCGGTTTGCATACCGGCAAAAAAGTCACCCTGACCATGCGTCCTGCACCGGCAAATACCGGGGTCATCTATCGTCGCACTGACTTGAATCCACCGGTTGATTTTCCGGCTGATGCCAAATCCGTGCGTGATACCATGCTCTGTACTTGCCTGGTCAATGAGCATGACGTGCGAATTTCGACCGTGGAACATTTGAACGCCGCGCTGGCAGGATTGGGCATCGACAACGTGATGATCGAAGTCGATTCTCCCGAAATCCCCATTATGGACGGTAGCGCCAGTCCGTTCGTTTACCTGTTGCTCGACGCCGGCATTGAAGAGCTGAACTGTGCTAAGAAGTTCGTTCGGATCAGAGACAGCGTGCGCGTAGAAGATGGCGACAAGTGGGCGGAACTGAAGCCTTATAATGGTTTCAATCTGGACTTCACCATCGACTTCAACCACCCGGCGATCGACTCTGGCGCACAGCGCTACAAGCTAGAGTTCTCCGCAGACGCTTTCGTCCGTCAAATCAGCCGTGCGCGGACCTTCGGCTTCATGCGAGATATTGAATATCTCCAGTCCCGTGGCCTGTGCCTGGGCGGCAGCTTTGACTGCGCAATCGTCGTTGACGACTACCGCGTGCTGAATGATGACGGCCTGCGTTTTGAGGATGAATTCGTTCGTCACAAAATGCTGGATGCCATCGGAGACCTGTTTATGTGCGGCCATAACATCATTGGTGCCTTCACGGCATTCAAGTCGGGCCATGCGCTGAACAACAAATTGCTGCAGGCTGTGCTGGCGAAACAGGAAGCGTGGGAATACGTGACCTTTGAAGATGAGGCGGAAATGCCGCTGGCGTTTAAAGCGCCTTCCACGGTACTCGCCTGA
- a CDS encoding DUF721 domain-containing protein yields the protein MRDSRPQSLESFFDSASETGGALRDIQQRAAALVKLNRAVCALLPAQMHPWCRVANYRRSLLVLETANASWMMRLRYEQPALLSALRAQILPSLAAIDIRINPSLAAKAHQNNKPSGTTAGLDAKDTPKQRSLSPQSAEILNGLAENSPERLQRILKRLASLAGEKTSDNQS from the coding sequence ATGCGTGATAGTCGTCCACAATCACTAGAATCTTTTTTTGATAGCGCATCGGAAACCGGAGGCGCGCTGCGGGATATTCAGCAGCGCGCAGCCGCGCTGGTAAAGCTTAATCGCGCTGTTTGCGCACTATTGCCGGCACAAATGCACCCTTGGTGCCGCGTGGCGAATTATCGACGCAGCCTGCTGGTGCTGGAAACCGCGAATGCCAGTTGGATGATGCGGCTACGTTATGAACAGCCCGCATTACTCTCCGCATTGCGCGCTCAAATACTACCATCATTAGCCGCGATCGACATCCGGATTAATCCTTCGCTGGCAGCTAAAGCGCATCAAAATAATAAGCCGTCGGGAACCACCGCCGGCCTTGACGCTAAGGACACGCCGAAGCAACGTTCGCTAAGTCCGCAGAGTGCAGAAATTTTGAATGGATTAGCGGAAAACAGCCCGGAAAGGTTACAGCGGATATTAAAAAGACTGGCTTCACTGGCCGGAGAGAAAACCAGTGATAACCAGTCATAA
- the secM gene encoding secA translation cis-regulator SecM codes for MIGILNRWRQFGRRYFWPHLLLGMVAAGFGLPVSLCESQNAPSLSTSAISRHNVSAFSLTDLVALKDAHRRSSVGIDYWHQHAIRTVIRHLSFALTAPQPSTVSEAVVASPAQHQILIATLHALLTQENRVPAQDVTTYFSVVSTLFHHSGIWLAQTLGIRAGPLN; via the coding sequence GTGATTGGTATTCTAAATCGTTGGCGACAATTTGGCAGACGTTATTTTTGGCCGCATCTCCTGCTGGGGATGGTCGCGGCTGGTTTCGGTCTGCCCGTCAGTCTGTGCGAATCCCAAAATGCACCGTCGCTGTCGACTTCGGCTATCAGTCGCCACAATGTTTCTGCCTTTAGCCTGACCGATCTGGTGGCATTGAAAGATGCTCATCGACGTTCATCCGTCGGCATTGATTATTGGCATCAGCATGCCATTCGCACCGTCATCCGGCACCTGTCGTTCGCACTCACTGCACCACAGCCTTCTACGGTGTCTGAAGCGGTCGTCGCCTCGCCCGCACAGCATCAAATCCTGATCGCAACACTCCACGCGCTGCTGACCCAGGAAAATAGAGTGCCCGCGCAGGATGTAACCACCTACTTCTCCGTAGTATCCACGCTTTTTCATCATTCAGGCATCTGGCTCGCCCAAACGCTGGGGATACGCGCCGGACCGCTTAACTAA
- the secA gene encoding preprotein translocase subunit SecA, with the protein MLVKLLTKVFGSRNDRTLRRMRKTVDVIAKLEPAMEKLSDDELKAKTQEFRERIKQGETLEALLPEAFAVVREASKRVFGMRHFDVQMLGGMVLNERCIAEMRTGEGKTLTATLPAYLNGLTGRGVHVVTVNDYLAQRDAENNRPLFEFLGLTVGINLPGMPAPAKREAYAADITYGTNNEYGFDYLRDNMAFSPEERVQRPLFYALVDEVDSILIDEARTPLIISGPAEDSSEMYIRVNKIIPLLIRQEKEDSDTFQGEGHFSVDEKSRQVNLTERGLVKIEELLVKEGIMDEGESLYSPSNIMLMHHVTAGLRAHVLFTRDVDYIVKDGEVIIVDEHTGRTMQGRRWSDGLHQAVEAKEHVTINNENQTLASITFQNYFRLYEKLAGMTGTADTEAFEFSSIYKLDTIVVPTNRPMIRKDLPDLVYMTEREKIDAIIEDIRERTANGQPVLVGTISIEKSEVVSDALTRAGVKHNVLNAKFHAMEADIVAQAGRPGAVTIATNMAGRGTDIVLGGSWQTEIAQLEAPTDEQIAAIKADWQLRHDAVLASGGLHIIGTERHESRRIDNQLRGRSGRQGDAGSSRFYLSMEDALMRIFASDRVSNMMRKLGMKEGEAIEHPWVTKAIANAQRKVENRNFDIRKQLLEYDDVANDQRRAIYTQRNELLNSVDISETINSIRDDVFKATIDNHIPPQSLEEMWDIDGLEQRLKNDFDLEMPIAEWLEKEPQLHEETLRERIHEQAMEVYARKEEVVGVDVMRNFEKGVMLQTLDSLWKEHLAAMDYLRQGIHLRGYAQKDPKQEYKRESFSMFAAMLEALKYEVISTLSKVQVRMPEEIEALEQQRREEAERLASQQQLSHQSEVAAAPVVGGSSERKIGRNDPCPCGSGKKYKQCHGRIQN; encoded by the coding sequence ATGTTAGTGAAACTGTTAACCAAAGTTTTCGGTAGCCGTAATGACCGTACCTTACGCCGTATGCGTAAAACTGTAGATGTGATTGCCAAGCTCGAACCGGCTATGGAAAAGCTGTCTGATGACGAGCTGAAGGCCAAGACGCAGGAGTTCCGCGAGCGTATCAAGCAAGGGGAAACGCTGGAAGCGCTGTTGCCGGAAGCCTTTGCCGTCGTGCGTGAAGCGAGTAAGCGTGTTTTCGGTATGCGCCACTTCGATGTCCAGATGTTGGGGGGTATGGTTCTGAATGAGCGCTGCATCGCCGAAATGCGTACCGGTGAAGGTAAAACGCTGACGGCGACGCTGCCGGCCTATCTGAATGGCCTAACCGGTCGCGGCGTGCATGTTGTGACAGTGAACGACTACCTGGCGCAGCGTGATGCCGAGAACAATCGGCCGTTGTTCGAGTTTCTCGGTCTAACGGTGGGTATCAACCTGCCAGGCATGCCTGCGCCAGCAAAACGCGAAGCCTATGCGGCCGATATCACCTACGGTACCAACAACGAATACGGTTTCGACTACCTGCGCGATAACATGGCGTTCAGTCCGGAAGAGCGCGTTCAGCGCCCGCTGTTCTACGCCTTGGTGGATGAAGTCGACTCCATTCTGATCGATGAAGCGCGTACCCCGCTGATCATTTCTGGACCTGCAGAAGACAGCTCCGAGATGTACATTCGCGTCAATAAAATCATCCCGTTGCTGATCCGTCAGGAAAAAGAAGATTCTGACACGTTCCAGGGCGAAGGCCACTTCTCCGTGGATGAGAAATCCCGTCAGGTCAACCTGACCGAACGCGGTCTGGTGAAAATCGAAGAGCTGCTGGTGAAAGAAGGCATTATGGATGAAGGCGAATCTCTGTACTCGCCTTCCAACATTATGCTGATGCATCACGTTACCGCAGGCCTGCGAGCGCATGTTCTGTTCACGCGCGACGTCGACTACATCGTTAAAGACGGTGAAGTCATCATTGTCGATGAGCATACCGGCCGTACCATGCAGGGACGTCGCTGGTCTGACGGCCTGCATCAGGCTGTTGAGGCGAAAGAGCACGTTACAATCAACAACGAAAATCAGACGCTGGCCTCCATCACCTTCCAGAATTACTTCCGTTTGTACGAAAAACTGGCGGGGATGACCGGGACTGCGGATACCGAAGCCTTCGAATTCAGCTCTATCTATAAACTGGATACCATTGTCGTACCGACGAACCGTCCGATGATCCGTAAAGATTTGCCCGATTTGGTGTACATGACCGAGCGGGAAAAGATCGACGCTATCATCGAAGATATTAGGGAGCGCACGGCGAATGGCCAGCCGGTGCTGGTGGGGACGATCTCGATTGAGAAATCGGAAGTCGTCTCTGACGCGTTGACTCGCGCTGGAGTCAAACACAACGTTCTTAACGCCAAGTTCCATGCCATGGAAGCGGATATCGTCGCACAGGCTGGTCGTCCGGGCGCGGTGACCATCGCGACTAACATGGCAGGTCGTGGTACCGATATCGTGCTGGGCGGCAGCTGGCAGACCGAAATCGCCCAGCTTGAAGCCCCGACAGACGAGCAAATCGCCGCTATCAAAGCAGATTGGCAGCTGCGTCACGACGCAGTGCTGGCTTCGGGCGGTTTGCATATCATCGGCACCGAGCGTCATGAATCGCGTCGTATCGACAACCAGCTGCGTGGCCGTTCCGGTCGTCAGGGGGATGCCGGTTCTTCCCGCTTCTACCTTTCAATGGAAGATGCTCTGATGCGTATCTTCGCCTCTGACCGCGTGTCCAATATGATGCGTAAGCTGGGGATGAAGGAAGGCGAAGCCATCGAACATCCTTGGGTGACCAAGGCGATTGCCAATGCACAGCGTAAGGTGGAAAACCGTAACTTCGATATTCGTAAGCAGCTGCTGGAATATGATGATGTCGCGAACGACCAGCGCCGTGCTATCTACACGCAACGTAATGAACTGCTGAACTCCGTTGATATCAGCGAAACAATCAACAGTATTCGTGACGATGTGTTTAAAGCGACGATCGATAACCATATTCCGCCGCAGTCTCTGGAAGAAATGTGGGATATCGACGGTCTGGAACAGCGTCTGAAAAACGATTTCGATCTGGAAATGCCGATTGCAGAGTGGCTGGAAAAAGAGCCTCAGCTGCACGAAGAAACGCTGCGTGAACGTATCCACGAGCAGGCGATGGAAGTTTACGCCCGTAAAGAAGAGGTCGTGGGCGTTGATGTCATGCGCAACTTCGAAAAAGGCGTCATGCTGCAGACGCTGGACTCTCTGTGGAAAGAGCATCTGGCGGCGATGGACTATCTGCGTCAGGGCATCCATCTGCGCGGCTATGCGCAGAAAGATCCGAAGCAGGAGTACAAGCGTGAGTCGTTCTCCATGTTCGCCGCGATGCTGGAAGCGCTGAAATATGAAGTCATCAGCACGCTGAGCAAAGTTCAGGTTCGTATGCCGGAAGAGATCGAAGCGCTGGAACAGCAGCGTCGCGAGGAAGCCGAACGTCTGGCGAGCCAGCAGCAGCTGAGCCACCAAAGTGAAGTGGCTGCCGCTCCGGTCGTGGGTGGTTCATCTGAGCGCAAAATCGGCCGTAACGATCCTTGCCCTTGCGGTTCGGGCAAGAAATACAAACAGTGCCACGGACGTATCCAGAATTAG
- the mutT gene encoding 8-oxo-dGTP diphosphatase MutT: protein MTQKPLSVAVGIIRNAQRQFFIACRQAGSHMAGKWEFPGGKVEAGETPEQALIRELREETGIEARDPQALTDKTFSAGDRLITLHFFLVEHWQGEPYGREGQPSRWLTVDELKEEEFPPANAEMIRWLKQSA from the coding sequence ATGACGCAAAAACCTTTGTCAGTCGCGGTAGGCATCATTCGTAACGCCCAGCGACAGTTTTTTATCGCTTGTCGCCAGGCTGGCTCGCACATGGCCGGTAAATGGGAGTTCCCGGGGGGGAAAGTTGAAGCGGGAGAGACGCCAGAGCAGGCGTTGATTCGTGAATTGCGTGAGGAAACGGGAATTGAAGCGCGCGATCCTCAGGCGCTGACGGATAAAACATTCTCCGCGGGCGATCGGCTTATCACGCTGCATTTTTTTCTGGTGGAGCATTGGCAGGGGGAGCCCTACGGACGGGAAGGTCAGCCGTCGCGTTGGCTGACCGTCGATGAACTCAAAGAAGAGGAATTTCCGCCAGCGAACGCCGAGATGATCCGCTGGCTAAAACAGTCGGCGTAA
- the yacG gene encoding DNA gyrase inhibitor YacG: MSNDITTVKCPTCAKPVVWGEQSPYRPFCSKRCQLIDLGEWAEEEKRIPSNEAMTDSENWSETKY; the protein is encoded by the coding sequence ATGAGCAACGATATCACCACCGTAAAATGTCCGACCTGCGCCAAACCTGTAGTGTGGGGAGAACAAAGTCCTTACCGCCCCTTCTGCAGCAAACGCTGCCAGCTGATCGATCTCGGGGAATGGGCCGAAGAAGAAAAACGCATTCCCAGTAATGAGGCGATGACTGACAGCGAAAACTGGAGCGAAACAAAGTATTAA
- the zapD gene encoding cell division protein ZapD codes for MSDASLTLLFEYPLNEKTRTWLRLEFLLKQMHDNQTLEHIGDALSFFRAVTDLLDILERGDVRPDLMKELERQQQKLAQWEDVPGVDQSRIDAFRQQLRHQASQLMIAPRMGQSLREDRLIGMVRQRLSIPGGCCNFDLPTLHTWLHQPAAYRNRQVSAWLDSVAPFEQTLGMILDLIRNSAIFRPQISLKGFYQDNAADADLLRILIAQEHQLYLQISGHKSRYAIRFMPLDSEHGQVPDRLTFELACC; via the coding sequence ATGAGTGATGCTTCCTTAACCCTATTATTTGAATATCCGCTGAATGAGAAAACGCGGACCTGGCTACGTCTAGAGTTTCTGCTCAAACAGATGCATGACAACCAGACACTGGAGCACATCGGTGATGCGCTGAGCTTTTTCCGCGCCGTCACCGACCTGTTGGATATACTGGAACGCGGAGACGTGCGTCCCGACTTGATGAAAGAACTGGAACGCCAGCAGCAAAAGTTAGCGCAATGGGAAGACGTCCCTGGCGTCGACCAGTCACGGATTGATGCCTTTCGTCAGCAGTTACGCCATCAGGCCAGTCAACTGATGATTGCCCCGCGTATGGGCCAGAGCCTGCGTGAAGATCGCCTTATTGGCATGGTGCGCCAACGGCTGAGCATTCCTGGGGGATGCTGTAACTTCGACTTGCCGACGCTGCATACCTGGTTGCATCAACCTGCGGCGTACCGAAACCGGCAGGTCAGCGCCTGGCTCGACAGTGTCGCGCCGTTTGAACAAACGCTGGGGATGATCCTGGATCTCATTCGCAATTCGGCGATCTTCCGTCCACAAATCAGCCTGAAAGGCTTCTATCAGGACAATGCCGCCGATGCCGATCTGCTGCGCATACTGATCGCGCAGGAGCATCAGCTCTACCTACAAATTTCTGGCCACAAGAGCCGTTATGCGATTCGCTTTATGCCGCTGGACAGCGAGCATGGACAAGTGCCCGACCGCCTGACGTTCGAACTGGCTTGCTGTTAG
- the coaE gene encoding dephospho-CoA kinase (Dephospho-CoA kinase (CoaE) performs the final step in coenzyme A biosynthesis.) — MAYIVALTGGIGSGKSTVAEGFAQQGITIIDADIIARQVVEPGTPALFAIAKRFGPEILNADDTLNRSALRAKIFSSEREKEWLNQLLHPLIHAETRRQLLTAPGPYVMWVIPLLIENSLQSQAQRILVVDVTPEIQLQRTLARDGVSLQQAQKILSAQATREQRLAYADDIIDNSHSQSDLAPQIAMLHQRYLELAAFAEDRMTK; from the coding sequence ATGGCATACATCGTAGCGCTCACAGGCGGTATCGGCAGCGGCAAAAGCACCGTCGCTGAAGGTTTCGCCCAGCAAGGCATCACCATCATCGATGCCGACATCATCGCCCGTCAGGTCGTTGAACCTGGAACGCCAGCGTTGTTCGCTATCGCAAAACGCTTCGGCCCCGAGATACTTAACGCCGACGATACGCTCAACCGCTCCGCCCTACGGGCAAAGATTTTTTCCAGTGAACGTGAGAAAGAGTGGCTCAACCAACTGCTGCATCCGTTGATCCACGCGGAAACACGGCGCCAGTTGCTCACCGCCCCCGGTCCTTACGTGATGTGGGTGATCCCCCTGCTGATTGAAAACAGTCTGCAATCGCAGGCGCAGCGTATTCTGGTCGTGGACGTCACCCCGGAAATTCAGTTACAGCGCACGTTGGCAAGGGATGGAGTTTCTCTCCAGCAAGCGCAAAAAATTCTGTCTGCACAAGCCACGCGAGAACAGCGTCTGGCTTATGCCGACGACATCATCGACAATAGCCACAGCCAGAGCGACCTTGCCCCACAAATTGCCATGCTGCATCAGCGCTATCTCGAGCTGGCGGCATTCGCAGAAGACAGGATGACAAAATAA